A DNA window from Turicibacter sp. TJ11 contains the following coding sequences:
- the tadA gene encoding tRNA adenosine(34) deaminase TadA: MEHILFMQKAIEEANKAKAIGEVPIGAVIVKDGQIIAKAHNLREKIQLSNAHAEMLAITKANEVIGSWRLEDCIMYVTLEPCPMCAGAIVQSRIPTVVYGAKDPKGGCCGTIYNLLNESQFNHQCEVISGVLEEECGKLLSDFFRELRQKKKATAS, encoded by the coding sequence ATGGAGCACATCTTATTTATGCAAAAAGCCATCGAAGAAGCTAATAAAGCTAAAGCAATTGGAGAGGTGCCCATTGGTGCTGTGATTGTCAAAGATGGACAAATTATCGCAAAAGCTCACAATTTAAGAGAAAAAATTCAACTTTCAAATGCTCATGCCGAAATGCTTGCGATTACAAAAGCAAATGAAGTGATTGGATCTTGGCGATTAGAAGATTGTATCATGTATGTCACGCTCGAACCTTGTCCAATGTGTGCTGGAGCAATCGTTCAATCTCGAATTCCAACAGTTGTTTATGGAGCAAAAGATCCTAAAGGTGGATGCTGTGGAACAATTTATAATTTACTTAATGAATCACAGTTTAATCATCAATGTGAGGTTATTTCAGGTGTTTTAGAAGAAGAGTGTGGTAAGTTATTATCAGATTTTTTTAGAGAGTTAAGA